The following are encoded in a window of Parambassis ranga chromosome 15, fParRan2.1, whole genome shotgun sequence genomic DNA:
- the ccdc85a gene encoding coiled-coil domain-containing protein 85A isoform X2, translating into MEKGAQQLSKSAEGPAEDISKVTDEELLKWGKEELVRRLRRAEAEKRGVIVEHGNLMREVNRRLQQHLNEIRSLKDVNQKLQEDNQELRDLCCFLDDDRQKGKRVSREWQRLGRYSAGLMRKEVAIYLQKLKELEQRQVEVIRENLELKELCLMLEEEKGGVAGGAGVGGQGGPGCRSSIDSQCSLSQLGGGVPAPGLLRDVGDGSSTSSAGSTDSPDNPQHKHPPVGCSTSRGSGLRCGSSEKPRDICESTGRRHSSTPEYHTFPQSCRPRGGSLTDLDPRGLRGRSPEKHSKSPTRLQCDSHPKPCSSDLLAQKQLLMSGQASPVCGKGSAKSSPELNQRHRQVCTVGAGCGSPEAKQAVMGTPEHLRKGRVIVGSPESIRHHHHYQHSTGVEHGKGRYSSGSPGRDGSQRRAVGEEVTSHHQSLYNGQNALISAGCCTNSCRSVKLWDSFDAS; encoded by the exons ATGGAGAAAGGCGCACAGCAGCTATCCAAAAGCGCGGAGGGTCCAGCGGAGGACATCTCCAAAGTGACCGACGAGGAGCTGCTAAAGTGGGGCAAAGAGGAGCTGGTGAGGCGGCTTCGGAGGGCAGAGGCGGAGAAGAGGGGCGTCATCGTGGAGCACGGCAATCTGATGAGGGAGGTGAACCGGAGGCTCCAGCAGCACCTGAACGAGATACGGAGTTTGAAG GACGTGAACCAGAAACTGCAGGAGGACAACCAGGAGCTGCGGGACCTGTGCTGCTTCCTGGATGACGACCGTCAGAAGGGGAAGCGGGTGTCGCGGGAGTGGCAGCGTCTGGGCCGCTACAGCGCTGGCCTGATGAGGAAGGAGGTGGCCATCTACCTGCAGAAGCTGAAGGAGCTTGAGCAGCGGCAGGTGGAGGTCATCCGGGAGAACCTGGAACTCAAGGAGTTGTGTCTCATgctagaggaggagaaaggtggGGTGGCTGGGGGAGCAGGTGTGGGTGGGCAGGGAGGCCCCGGCTGCAGGAGCTCTATTGACAGTCAGTGTAGTCTGTCTCAGCTGGGCGGAGGAGTGCCTGCGCCCGGCCTGCTGCGTGACGTCGGTGACGGGAGCAGTACCTCCAGTGCAGGGAGCACGGACAGCCCCGATAACCCCCAGCACAAACACCCTCCTGTGGGCTGCAGCACCAGCCGTGGGTCCGGGTTGAGATGTGGCTCCTCAGAGAAACCAAGGGATATTTGTGAATCCACTGGCAGAAGGCACAGCTCTACACCAGAGTACCATACTTTCCCCCAGTCATGCCGCCCCCGCGGAGGGTCCCTCACCGACCTGGACCCCCGTGGCCTCAGAGGACGCAGtccagagaaacacagcaagtcTCCCACCAGGCTGCAGTGTGACTCCCACCCTAAACCCTGCAGCTCTGACCTACTAGCCCAGAAACAGCTACTGATGTCAGGGCAGGCGTCACCAGTGTGCGGGAAGGGCTCAGCCAAGTCTAGCCCGGAGCTGAATCAGAGACACCGGCAGGTGTGCACAGTGGGGGCTGGCTGTGGGAGTCCTGAAGCCAAGCAGGCAGTGATGGGAACGCCTGAACACCTGAGAAAAGGGCGGGTGATCGTGGGGAGTCCAGAGTCTATACGGCACCACCATCACTATCAGCACAGCACTGGAGTGGAGCATGGCAAGGGGAGGTACAGCAGTGGCTCTCCTGGCAGGGATGGGAGTCAGAGGAGAGCGGTGGGAGAGGAGGTGACCTCCCATCACCAGAGTCTGTACAACG
- the LOC114447389 gene encoding B2 bradykinin receptor-like translates to MPANLSNETMHQSTLVCSANMSWILTMMPASLLIICVLGIILNLFVLVVFCFHKKACTVPEIYLSNLAAADLLLMWCLPFEAVSTANEYIWPFGNAMCKLLSVFFSMNSCCSSGFLVLVSIDRYLALVHPLSHERLRRPICAKLGCLLVWTLGLLLSVHNIIYKKTVQNPTNNATGCAVDESVITTFMLCDVMVTIFNFFIPLCVMCFCTVKIVKVLRNRVIERSNAQKMEHKATTLVLAVLLVFLICWLPFHMTKMLIVFLFSFPLNNCPVYITMEISRLLCIFLAFLNSVLNPLLYVIVGKTFHKKAKAFFRQCINVTMTTSLCSGKLLIRCSKCCEQML, encoded by the coding sequence ATGCCTGCTAACCTGAGCAATGAGACGATGCACCAAAGCACACTGGTGTGTTCAGCTAACATGTCTTGGATCCTCACCATGATGCCAGCGTCCCTCCTGATCATCTGTGTGCTGGGGATCATCCTcaatctgtttgtgttggtggttttcTGCTTCCACAAGAAGGCCTGCACTGTTCCTGAGATCTACTTAAgcaacctggctgctgctgacctTCTTCTGATGTGGTGTTTGCCATTTGAGGCTGTAAGTACAGCGAATGAATACATCTGGCCTTTTGGCAATGCCATGTGCAAACTGTTGAGCGTCTTCTTCTCGatgaacagctgctgcagcagcgggTTCCTGGTTCTGGTCAGCATAGATCGTTATTTGGCGCTGGTGCACCCGTTGTCCCATGAAAGACTCCGCAGACCAATTTGTGCCAAACTGGGATGTCTTCTGGTGTGGACTCTGGGTTTGCTGCTGAGTGTCCACAATATAATTTACAAGAAAACAGTGCAAAATCCTACAAATAATGCTACTGGATGTGCTGTTGATGAATCAGTTATTACTACATTTATGCTTTGTGATGTAATGGTCACAATATTCAACTTCTTCATCCCTCTTTGTGTCATGTGCTTCTGCACTGTCAAAATTGTTAAAGTTTTGAGGAACAGGGTCATAGAGAGGTCAAACGCGCAGAAAATGGAGCACAAAGCCACCACTCTGGTCCTGGCAGTCCTCCTGGTGTTCCTGATCTGCTGGCTGCCATTCCACATGACAAAGATGCTGATAgtgttccttttttcttttcctctgaatAATTGCCCTGTTTACATCACCATGGAAATAAGCCGGCTGCTCTGCATCTTCTTGGCCTTCCTCAACAGTGTTCTCAACCCCCTTCTCTATGTCATTGTTGGGAAAACCTTTCACAAAAAAGCGAAGGCATTCTTCCGGCAGTGCATAAATGTAACAATGACCACAAGCCTCTGCTCAGGAAAGCTTTTAATACGATGCTCAAAATGTTGTGAACAGATGCTGTGA
- the ccdc85a gene encoding coiled-coil domain-containing protein 85A isoform X1 — protein MEKGAQQLSKSAEGPAEDISKVTDEELLKWGKEELVRRLRRAEAEKRGVIVEHGNLMREVNRRLQQHLNEIRSLKDVNQKLQEDNQELRDLCCFLDDDRQKGKRVSREWQRLGRYSAGLMRKEVAIYLQKLKELEQRQVEVIRENLELKELCLMLEEEKGGVAGGAGVGGQGGPGCRSSIDSQCSLSQLGGGVPAPGLLRDVGDGSSTSSAGSTDSPDNPQHKHPPVGCSTSRGSGLRCGSSEKPRDICESTGRRHSSTPEYHTFPQSCRPRGGSLTDLDPRGLRGRSPEKHSKSPTRLQCDSHPKPCSSDLLAQKQLLMSGQASPVCGKGSAKSSPELNQRHRQVCTVGAGCGSPEAKQAVMGTPEHLRKGRVIVGSPESIRHHHHYQHSTGVEHGKGRYSSGSPGRDGSQRRAVGEEVTSHHQSLYNALISAGCCTNSCRSVKLWDSFDAS, from the exons ATGGAGAAAGGCGCACAGCAGCTATCCAAAAGCGCGGAGGGTCCAGCGGAGGACATCTCCAAAGTGACCGACGAGGAGCTGCTAAAGTGGGGCAAAGAGGAGCTGGTGAGGCGGCTTCGGAGGGCAGAGGCGGAGAAGAGGGGCGTCATCGTGGAGCACGGCAATCTGATGAGGGAGGTGAACCGGAGGCTCCAGCAGCACCTGAACGAGATACGGAGTTTGAAG GACGTGAACCAGAAACTGCAGGAGGACAACCAGGAGCTGCGGGACCTGTGCTGCTTCCTGGATGACGACCGTCAGAAGGGGAAGCGGGTGTCGCGGGAGTGGCAGCGTCTGGGCCGCTACAGCGCTGGCCTGATGAGGAAGGAGGTGGCCATCTACCTGCAGAAGCTGAAGGAGCTTGAGCAGCGGCAGGTGGAGGTCATCCGGGAGAACCTGGAACTCAAGGAGTTGTGTCTCATgctagaggaggagaaaggtggGGTGGCTGGGGGAGCAGGTGTGGGTGGGCAGGGAGGCCCCGGCTGCAGGAGCTCTATTGACAGTCAGTGTAGTCTGTCTCAGCTGGGCGGAGGAGTGCCTGCGCCCGGCCTGCTGCGTGACGTCGGTGACGGGAGCAGTACCTCCAGTGCAGGGAGCACGGACAGCCCCGATAACCCCCAGCACAAACACCCTCCTGTGGGCTGCAGCACCAGCCGTGGGTCCGGGTTGAGATGTGGCTCCTCAGAGAAACCAAGGGATATTTGTGAATCCACTGGCAGAAGGCACAGCTCTACACCAGAGTACCATACTTTCCCCCAGTCATGCCGCCCCCGCGGAGGGTCCCTCACCGACCTGGACCCCCGTGGCCTCAGAGGACGCAGtccagagaaacacagcaagtcTCCCACCAGGCTGCAGTGTGACTCCCACCCTAAACCCTGCAGCTCTGACCTACTAGCCCAGAAACAGCTACTGATGTCAGGGCAGGCGTCACCAGTGTGCGGGAAGGGCTCAGCCAAGTCTAGCCCGGAGCTGAATCAGAGACACCGGCAGGTGTGCACAGTGGGGGCTGGCTGTGGGAGTCCTGAAGCCAAGCAGGCAGTGATGGGAACGCCTGAACACCTGAGAAAAGGGCGGGTGATCGTGGGGAGTCCAGAGTCTATACGGCACCACCATCACTATCAGCACAGCACTGGAGTGGAGCATGGCAAGGGGAGGTACAGCAGTGGCTCTCCTGGCAGGGATGGGAGTCAGAGGAGAGCGGTGGGAGAGGAGGTGACCTCCCATCACCAGAGTCTGTACAACG
- the LOC114447390 gene encoding B2 bradykinin receptor-like — translation MSANLSNETTYRIIRECFGDTSWILTMMPASLLIICVLGIILNLLVLIVFCFHKKACTVPEIYLSNLAAADLLLMGSLLFLVVSLIYTYHSALCVVITAININSCCSSGFLVLVSIDRYLALVHPLSHERLRRPICAKLGCLLVWTLGLLLSVHNIIYIEIAHNPWQNATVCTFRFTDMSTILLSYAIFSIFSFFIPLCIMCFCTVKIVNVLRNRVIERSNTQKMEHKATTLVLAVLLVFLICWLPFHMIVLIHVLLSYIPHNYCLYEFISITRWFSILLAFFNSAFNPILYVIVGKTFRTKVKEFFQQCKTITTTTTTSLTSTYTTQTSV, via the coding sequence ATGTCTGCTAACCTGAGCAATGAGACTACATACCGAATCATAAGGGAGTGTTTTGGTGACACGTCTTGGATCCTCACCATGATGCCAGCGTCCCTCCTGATCATCTGTGTGCTGGGGATCATCCTCAATCTGCTTGTGTTGATAGTTTTCTGTTTCCACAAGAAGGCCTGCACTGTTCCTGAGATCTACTTAAgcaacctggctgctgctgacctTCTTCTGATGGGCTCTTTACTCTTCCTAGTTGTAAGTTTAATATATACATACCATTCTGCCCTATGTGTGGTGATCACTGCCATTAACatcaacagctgctgcagcagcggcTTCCTGGTTCTGGTCAGCATAGATCGTTATTTGGCGCTGGTGCATCCGCTGTCCCATGAAAGACTGCGCAGACCAATTTGTGCCAAACTGGGATGTCTTCTGGTGTGGACTCTTGGTTTGCTGCTGAGTGTCCACAATATCATTTATATTGAAATAGCACATAACCCCTGGCAAAATGCTACAGTATGTACTTTTAGGTTTACAGATATGTCTACAATTCTGCTGTCTTATGCAATATTTTCAATATTCAGCTTCTTCATCCCTCTTTGTATCATGTGCTTCTGCACTGTCAAAATTGTTAATGTTTTGAGGAACAGGGTCATAGAGAGGTCAAACACGCAGAAAATGGAGCACAAAGCCACCACTCTGGTACTGGCAGTCCTCCTGGTGTTCCTGATCTGTTGGCTGCCATTCCACATGATAGTTCTAATACATGTGCTCCTTTCATATATCCCTCACAATTATTGTCTTTATGAATTTATTAGCATTACCCGATGGTTTTCCATCCTTCTGGCCTTTTTCAACAGTGCTTTCAACCCAATTCTTTACGTTATTGTCGGGAAAACCTTCCGCACAAAAGTTAAGGAATTCTTCCAGCAGTGCAAAAcgataacaacaacaacaacaacaagccttACCTCCACATATACAACACAGACGAGTGTGTAA